From Coturnix japonica isolate 7356 chromosome 1, Coturnix japonica 2.1, whole genome shotgun sequence, the proteins below share one genomic window:
- the RAD52 gene encoding DNA repair protein RAD52 homolog isoform X1 produces the protein MFVPLSRRSLARFHRPIACAGAANGGGGGGGGCAAWMHPGMPARQGKDSESHVSSSSTSSSSSVACFGQYQYTANEYQAIQHALRQKLGPEYISSRQAGGGQKVCYIEGHKVISLANEMFGFNGWAHSVTQQNVDFVDLNNGRFYVGVCAFVKVQLKDGSYHEDVGYGVSEGLKSKALSLEKARKEAVTDGLKRALKCFGNALGNCILDKDYLQAVNKLPRQIPPGLDLVKTKRQDYEPEIEKARYDGCLERQNPGWRQQYEMAPTCKPGHTEASGVTEDQKQPSSSENTDSPAVEFDATYQRKLRQKQLQQQFREQMEKRRQAAEVTPSSKQATANPPVKHSTPAAAQQELAIEEEFFADDLELWDISLETTDLNKLMCHKAAGPAAAQQPPETPRGCHQMTTRNRTPQRTHHHKPSARFAQLQPSAALASNSYGANQHTPAERSPHRRSQSWKKRRLEPT, from the exons ATGTTTGTCCCTCTCTCTCGCCGTAGCCTCGCCCGCTTCCACCGCCCCATTGCGTGCGCGGGAGCTGCGAacggcggaggaggaggaggaggagggtgtgCGGCCTGGATGCATCCAG GGATGCCTGCAAGGCAAGGGAAGGACAGTGAAAGCcatgtcagcagcagcagtaccagcagcagcagttcagttGCTTGTTTCGGACAG TATCAATATACAGCAAATGAATATCAAGCCATCCAACATGCTCTTCGTCAGAAACTGGGCCCAGAATATATCAGCAGTCGGCAAGCTGGAGGAGGACAAAAG GTCTGCTACATTGAAGGTCACAAGGTAATCAGTCTGGCCAATGAGATGTTTGGCTTCAATGGCTGGGCTCATTCAGTCACTCAACAGAATGTTG ACTTTGTTGATCTCAACAACGGCAGGTTCTATGTGGGGGTCTGTGCATTTGTGAAAGTCCAGCTTAAG GATGGCTCTTACCATGAAGATGTGGGCTATGGAGTCAGTGAAGGCTTGAAGTCCAAGGCCTTGTCCTtagaaaaggcaagaaaggaGGCAGTGACAGATGGACTGAAGAGGGCACTCAA GTGCTTTGGAAATGCTCTTGGGAACTGCATCCTAGACAAAGACTACCTACAAGCAGTTAATAAGCTTCCACGTCAG ATACCCCCTGGGTTAGATTtggtgaaaacaaaaagacaggaCTATGAGCCTGAAATAGAGAAAGCAAGGTATGACGGCTGTTTGGAAAGGCAGAACCCAGGATGGAGACAACAGTATGAAATGGCACCAACTTGCAAGCCTGGTCACACAGAGGCTTCTGGAGTGACAGAAGATCAGAAGCAGCCAAGCAGTTCTGA AAATACCGATTCCCCAGCTGTTGAATTTGATGCCACGTACCAGCGGAAACTGCGacaaaagcagctgcagcaacagTTCCGGGAACAGATGGAGAAGAGACGTCAGGCTGCAGAAGTTACTCCCAGCAGCAAACAGG CAACAGCCAATCCTCCCGTAAAACACAGCACTCCggcagcagcacaacaggagCTGGCAATCGAAGAAGAGTTCTTTGCAG ATGATCTTGAACTTTGGGACATTTCCTTGGAGACAACCGACCTTAACAAGTTGATGTGTCACAAAGCAGCAGGCCCAGCAGCGGCACAGCAGCCCCCTGAGACGCCCCGCGGATGTCACCAGATGACAACTCGTAACAGGACGCCTCAGAGAACGCATCATCACAAACCTTCTGCCAGGTTTGCACAGTTGCAGCCATCTGCTGCTCTCGCGAGCAACAGCTACGGTGCCAACCAACACACACCAG CAGAGCGCAGCCCTCACAGGAGAAGTCAAAGCTGGAAGAAACGGAGGCTGGAACCTACATAG
- the RAD52 gene encoding DNA repair protein RAD52 homolog isoform X2: MFVPLSRRSLARFHRPIACAGAANGGGGGGGGCAAWMHPGMPARQGKDSESHVSSSSTSSSSSVACFGQYQYTANEYQAIQHALRQKLGPEYISSRQAGGGQKVCYIEGHKVISLANEMFGFNGWAHSVTQQNVDFVDLNNGRFYVGVCAFVKVQLKDGSYHEDVGYGVSEGLKSKALSLEKARKEAVTDGLKRALKCFGNALGNCILDKDYLQAVNKLPRQIPPGLDLVKTKRQDYEPEIEKARYDGCLERQNPGWRQQYEMAPTCKPGHTEASGVTEDQKQPSSSENTDSPAVEFDATYQRKLRQKQLQQQFREQMEKRRQAAEVTPSSKQATANPPVKHSTPAAAQQELAIEEEFFADDLELWDISLETTDLNKLMCHKAAGPAAAQQPPETPRGCHQMTTRNRTPQRTHHHKPSARFAQLQPSAALASNSYGANQHTPERSPHRRSQSWKKRRLEPT, translated from the exons ATGTTTGTCCCTCTCTCTCGCCGTAGCCTCGCCCGCTTCCACCGCCCCATTGCGTGCGCGGGAGCTGCGAacggcggaggaggaggaggaggagggtgtgCGGCCTGGATGCATCCAG GGATGCCTGCAAGGCAAGGGAAGGACAGTGAAAGCcatgtcagcagcagcagtaccagcagcagcagttcagttGCTTGTTTCGGACAG TATCAATATACAGCAAATGAATATCAAGCCATCCAACATGCTCTTCGTCAGAAACTGGGCCCAGAATATATCAGCAGTCGGCAAGCTGGAGGAGGACAAAAG GTCTGCTACATTGAAGGTCACAAGGTAATCAGTCTGGCCAATGAGATGTTTGGCTTCAATGGCTGGGCTCATTCAGTCACTCAACAGAATGTTG ACTTTGTTGATCTCAACAACGGCAGGTTCTATGTGGGGGTCTGTGCATTTGTGAAAGTCCAGCTTAAG GATGGCTCTTACCATGAAGATGTGGGCTATGGAGTCAGTGAAGGCTTGAAGTCCAAGGCCTTGTCCTtagaaaaggcaagaaaggaGGCAGTGACAGATGGACTGAAGAGGGCACTCAA GTGCTTTGGAAATGCTCTTGGGAACTGCATCCTAGACAAAGACTACCTACAAGCAGTTAATAAGCTTCCACGTCAG ATACCCCCTGGGTTAGATTtggtgaaaacaaaaagacaggaCTATGAGCCTGAAATAGAGAAAGCAAGGTATGACGGCTGTTTGGAAAGGCAGAACCCAGGATGGAGACAACAGTATGAAATGGCACCAACTTGCAAGCCTGGTCACACAGAGGCTTCTGGAGTGACAGAAGATCAGAAGCAGCCAAGCAGTTCTGA AAATACCGATTCCCCAGCTGTTGAATTTGATGCCACGTACCAGCGGAAACTGCGacaaaagcagctgcagcaacagTTCCGGGAACAGATGGAGAAGAGACGTCAGGCTGCAGAAGTTACTCCCAGCAGCAAACAGG CAACAGCCAATCCTCCCGTAAAACACAGCACTCCggcagcagcacaacaggagCTGGCAATCGAAGAAGAGTTCTTTGCAG ATGATCTTGAACTTTGGGACATTTCCTTGGAGACAACCGACCTTAACAAGTTGATGTGTCACAAAGCAGCAGGCCCAGCAGCGGCACAGCAGCCCCCTGAGACGCCCCGCGGATGTCACCAGATGACAACTCGTAACAGGACGCCTCAGAGAACGCATCATCACAAACCTTCTGCCAGGTTTGCACAGTTGCAGCCATCTGCTGCTCTCGCGAGCAACAGCTACGGTGCCAACCAACACACACCAG AGCGCAGCCCTCACAGGAGAAGTCAAAGCTGGAAGAAACGGAGGCTGGAACCTACATAG